The Oncorhynchus clarkii lewisi isolate Uvic-CL-2024 chromosome 31, UVic_Ocla_1.0, whole genome shotgun sequence genome includes the window ctcaaattgctcaaataaacagccaACCtagtttcaaaaaacagatagagcaacacctcacggcacaatgcctctcccctatttgacccagatagtttgtgtgtatgtattgatatgtaggcttcGTGTGCCTTTTAAAAATgtgtgtagttctgtccttgagctgttcttgtctaatgatgttctgtattatgtcattctgtaatatggttcatgttttgtgtggaaccccaggaagaggagctgctgcttaTGCAACAGTTAATGGGGATCCTAGTAAAATACCAAATTCCAaatacaaatgacctcaactaaccggtacatccgcacattgactctgtacccccctgtatatattcacGCTGTTGTTATTTTACTACTGCAGGGAGGGAACTGCACTTCCTGAGACCCCAGAGTCAGGGTCAGGGAGGGAACTGCACTTCCTGAGACCCCAGAGTCAGGGTCAGGGAGGGAACTGCACTTCCTGAGACCCCAGAGTCAGGGTCAGGGAGGGAACTGCACTTCCTGAGACCCCAGAGTCAGGGTCAGGGAGGGAACTGCACTTCCTGAGACCCCAGAGTCAGGGTCAGGGAGGGAACTGCACTTCCTGAGACCCCAGAGTCAGGGTCAGGGAGGGAACTGCACTTCCTGAGACCCCAGAGTCAGGGTCAGGGAGGGAACTGCACTTCCTGAGACCCCAGAGTCAGGGTCAGGGAGGGAACTGCACTTCCTGAGACCCCAGAGTCAGGGTCAGGGAGGGAACTGAAACCAAAGGTAGGAAGAGGTTACAACAACTCAaggcaatcagactgttaaatagccatcaccagccggcctccacccagtacccttgcctgaacttagtcactgtcactagtcggctaccacccggttactcagccctgcaccttagaggctgctgccctgtgtACATGTTTTCTCCCCTGTCCTGTTGATTGTAGGCCTGTTTTCTCCCCCATCCTGTTGATTGTAGACCTGTTCTCTCCCTTCATGTTGATTGTAGGCCTGTTTTCTCCCCCATCCTGTTGATTGTAGGCCTGTTCTCTCCCTTCATGTTGATTGTAGGCCTGTTTTCTCCCCCATCCTGTTGATTGTAGACCTGTTCTCTCCCTTCATGTTGATTGTAGGCCTGTTTTCTCCCCCATCCTGTTGATTGTAGGCCTGTTTTCTCCCTTCATGTTGATTGTAGGCCTGTTTTCTCCCCCATCCTGTTGATTGTTGGCCTGTTTTCTCCCTTCATGTTGATTGTAGGCCTGTTTTCTCCCCCATCCTGTTGATTGTAGGCCTGTTTTCTCCCTTCATGTTGATTGTAGGCCTGTTTTCTCCCCCATCCTGTTGATTGTTGGCCTGTTTTCTCCCTTCATGTTGATTGTAGGCCTGTTCTCTCCCCCATCCTGTTGATTGTTGGCCTGTTTTCTCCCTTCATGTTGATTGTAGGCCTGTTTTCTCCCCTGTCCTGTTGATTGTAGGCCTGTTTTCTCCCCCATCCTGTTGATTGTAAGCCTGTTCTCTCCCTTCATGTTGATTGTAGGCCTGTTTTCTCCCCCATCCTGTTGATTGTAGGCCTGTTCTCTCCCTTCATGTTGATTGTAGGCCTGTTTTCTCCCCCATCCTGTTGATTGTAGGCCTGTTCTCTCCCTTCATGTTGATTGTAGGCCTGTTTTCTCCCCTGTCCTGTTGATTATAGGCCTGTTTTCTCCCCTGTCCTGTTGATTGTAGGCCTGTTCTCTCCCTTCATGTTGATTGTAGGCCTGTTCTCTCCTTTCCTGTTGATTGTAGGCCTGTTCTCTCCCTTCATGTTGATTGTAGACCTGTTCTCTCCCTTCATGTTGATTGTAGGCCTGTTCTCTCCCTTCATGTTGATTGTAggcctgttctctcctgtcctgtTGATTGTAAGCCTGTTTTCTCCCTTCATGTTGATTGTAGGCCTGTTTTCTCCCCTGTCCTGTTGACTGTAGGCCTGTTTTCTCCTCTGTCCTGTTGACTGTAGGCCTGTTTTCTCCCTTCATGTTGATTGTAGGCCTGTTTTCTCTCCTGTCCTGTTGATTGTAGGCCTGTTTTCTCCTCTGTCCTGTTGACTGTAGGCCTGTTTTCTCCCTTCATGTTGATTGTAGgcctgttttctcctgtcatgTTGATTGTAGgcctgttttctcctgtcatgTTGATTGTAGGCCTGTTCTCTCCCTTCATGTTGATTGTAGGcctgttctctcccctctcctctgtgtgcCATAAGACAAGAGACTGCCTGGAATATAATGCTACAGAGTTATATGTATGACAATGTATGCATTGcattgatgagagagagagagagagagacacagagagagaaatctcCTAACTTTTGCACCTTTGAACCATGTCACATGAGAATCCTCCAGGCTTTCATTTATGTGGGTACCCTGACGATGCTATGTCCCGTGGTGGTACCCTGACGATGCTATGTCTCGTGGTGGTACCCTGACGATGCTATGACCCGTGGTGGTACCCTGACGATGCTATGACCCGTGGTGGTACCCTGACGATGCTATGACCCGTGGTGGTACCCTGACGATGCTATGACCCGTGGTGGTACCCTGACGATGCTATGACCCGTGGTGGTACCCTGACGATGCTATGACACGTGGTGGTACCCTGACGATGCTATGACCCGTGGTGGTACCCTGACGTTTGCTATGACCCGTGGTGGTACCCTGACGATGCTATGACCCGTGGTGGTACCCTGACGATGCTATGTCCCGTGGTGGTACCCTGACGATGCTATGACCCGTGGTGGTACCCTGACGATGCTATGACCCGTGGTGGTACCCTGACGATGCTATGACCCGTGGTGGTACCCTGACGATGCTATGACACGTGGTGGTACCCTGACGATGCTATGACCCGTGGTGGTACCCTGACGATGCTATGACCCGTGGTGGTACCCTGACGATGCTATGACCCGTGGTGGTACCCTGACGATGCTATGTCCCGTGGTGGTACCCTGACGATGCTATGACCCGTGGTGGTACCCTGAACTGAGGTATCACCTTTAAACCCCAAACCAAAGGCTAGCCACCTTTGTTCCACACTTTTTTTTGGAATAAGATGCTCTTGTGCTTGGCAGGTCACATTCCTAACATGGCTGCCTTGCCTTATTCTGGCCATTGAGCCAACCAAAATAACACCACACGTCACCGCCTCCTTAGCCTAAGTCTATTTCATAATTACTGGTTTAGCTCACGTAGACACACCCTCGTCCAGCCAGCTGGAATCCTAAACTGGTGAAACTGTCATGTCCGTTtaggatattacaacaacaaaaataaattaCTTCAAACAACTAACAtggtattttttggggggggtttgtTTTTCTTCCCTCCGACACCATTACACGCGCAATAGAAACAACAGAATATGTGTGGCAATTTTGGTCTCGACTAGGATGGGTCTGAAGTGGCTGCCTATTCCCTATACATGTATAGAATATTTTATTCAACTGCCTGACCATAACATTATCCACTATATAGGCCTATTTGTAAATACAGTCATATGTGACATAGCGCATTtataatacatactgtatatcttaTTGTGTACAGATCAGTTTTAATCACTGTGTGTACTACTTTCCTACCTCTACTTGTACTTTGTTATTTGACCTTTGATTGTATTGATATTGATATTTGTACTGCACTGTTGAGGGAGCTCGCAAATAACCCTTTCACTTCACCTTGTTCTACCTGCTGTTAATAACGGTGTACGTGCCATTTGGGGCATAGACCTAGTGTCTACTTTTACTTATCTAGGGCATAGCCTACGTGCCAGACATGAAGGCTGACTCGTTCACATACATATTTGGATTTTTGAAGACGGAAGAGATTGCAGCAGGCACCTTTTAAAACAAATTATTGAATTAATTTCCAAAACTGAACTCACACTTAGGCAACTGCAATTTACATGGCCCAATtcagttttaaaaaattatatttgCATTAAATGATACATTTTGGTTTGAGGGATCAACACAACTGGAAGGATTATTGAAATTCACATCAACAGGGTTTCAAGCACAGCTGTGCCtttgtttttgttatttctgaagaaacacacacacagtggtagtgTTAGCTGTGTTACTATGgcaccaaacacacacagcgGTAGTGTTAGCTGTGTTACTATGGCAGTAAATACTGATTAACTTGACAGATTGTGACCAGTCTCAACATGGTACCATGCATTGTTCTGTGTTCCAACCCCCTTTTTCTTGGCAGTGACCCAAATGACCCCCGTATTCCCTATTTACAGTGGCGTCCTGGTAAACAGTCGTGCCCTATATAGAGGacagggcgccatttgggacggaACCCTTCAGTAATCTTAAGGATTTTGCACTCCGTTTATAGACCTCGCCAATATAGTTCCGCGTCAAGATAAGTCAAGTCCATGTGAATAAAGGTTTATCGTGGAATGACTTCGTCTTTGTCTCAACTGAATCTGTGCTGACAAGTTCGACTCTTTCTAATGGGATATCTTGTAATATTCAATGGACAAAACGACAGTCATCTGAAGGATAGTTTATATTTCTTCGTGGAAAGACTGGGCCTATGAGAGTGAAGTTGCATTGAGTTTCCATAATAGCCAACTTCAATCAGTATTCCGTCCTTACTGTCCTCTGGTAGACCATGCGAAGGGTTGACGTTAAGAATAAACAGCTATCGGAGACGGACAAAAAATGTTGGATATGTCTGCAGAGAGCCGAGGCGTGCGAACAAATGATCTCTTTGCATGCAAAACCCCTAACCACATTTAGGCTGGGCCCGACACACGCTCCACACACATCCAACCATATTTCCAACTGAAACAGATGTGTTCTCGTTGCATAACCCCAGAACTCCTGACAACCAATCACAGGCTCCCGTGCAGGCAGGAAATCATCCAGCAGCTCCAATCAAAAATAACATTAAAGTTATTTAACAGTATTGttggaaatgtttgttttgtgttaTGTTTCGACTGGAGTGTCCGGAGAAACTGGACTGTGATTTATAGTCTGTACTCGTTAACATAGCAGACTCCCTCTGGCACATATTCCCTGTAAAACGTTTCTTTGCTTTCGTAAGAGGTGTGTTTCGTAATAAGATCAATAACTccccatgtacagtacatatagttGGGGAGGATTCTGCATGGTTGGGAAAGTCCCGCAAGTAAACGTTTCACAAATGTTTGTTTCACTGTTGCTTTTAACGAAGCATGCGACAGCAAAAAAAGTTGATTTCATTTTAAATATTTGCCAAGCAGAATGAACTGTCATTCAGATCATGAATCATTCCAGGACTTTTTCCGGGCCTGTAATTGAGCTGAGAGAAACTAATCCTGTACCATATCAGTCATACTTGATCTGATGCTCAGTCAAGGACAGGACCCAAGTTCCAGCTTGTGAAATTGAAAATGAAGTCAGTTGGAATTACAACTCTATAGAAACAAGCAATcagcccaacaccatgtaaaGGTGATCTCATAAACCCTGATCTCGGGTCTTGTCAGTTCTTGTGACACTTTTGGTGTTTCAGTCCTCCGGAGACTAGGCCCAACAAATCCTCAGATTCACAAAGTACTGGACATTGATTTACCTCAGTAGTTCTGCAGAGTGTTCCTTACCGATGGATTCAATGACAGGTTAACACTCACCAAGTTTTTGTGCAAACAAAATGATCAATGGGACAATTTAATTGGTTGAACCAGTCTAGACCAGTTTTATGACCATAAATCTGGAGAAGACAGGTTACATCAGGTCCCTAGTCTTACGTTGAGGCTGAGGTTACATCAGGTCCCTAGTCTTATGTTGAGGCTGAGGTTACATCAGGTCCCTAGTCTTATGTTGAGGCTGAGGTTACATCAGGTCCCTAGTCTTATGTTGAGGCTGAGGTTACATCAGGTCCCTAGTCTTATGTTGAGGCTGAGGTCACATCAGGTCCCTAGTCTTATGTTGAGGCTGAGGTTACATCAGGTCCCTAGTCTTATGTTGAGGCTGAGGTTACATCAGGTCCCTAGTCTTATGTTGAGGCTGAGGTTACATCAGGTCCCTAGTCTTACGTTGAGGCTGAGGTTACATCAGGTCCCTAGTCTTATGTTGAGGCTGAGGTTACATCAGGTCCCTAGTCTTACGTTGAGGCTGAGGTTACATCAGGTCCCTAGTCTTACGTTGAGGCTGAGGTTACATCAGGTCCCTAGTCTTACGTTGAGGCTGAGGTTACATCAGGTCCCTAGTCTTACGTTGAGGCTGAGGTTACATCAGGTCCCTAGTCTTGTGTTGAGGCTGAGGTTACATCAGGTCCCTAGTCTTACGTTGAGGCTGAGGTCACATTAGGTCCCTAGTCTTACGTTGAGGCTGAGGTTACATTTAACATACGTAGTTGTTTGAAAAGTTAATATTTAAGAAAATATTGTTGATTTTCATTTGACCTACACCTGTAAGATGCATTTAGTTCCTCTGTTAAAATGATCATTAATTAGATGTCAAATgttgtcttgggggggggggattattcaCTTTCGCATAATTACTTAGATACGATCTTAAAGCAAATAGCAGTGGTTTCTTGAAGCTCTTAATCGCATGGCTAACACGAGTTGTTGTATGTTAAATAGTTAATTATAAACCAGGTGGTttgagtcctgaatgctgattggctgacagccgtggtctATCAGAACgcataccacaggtatgacaaaacatgtatatttactgctctaattacattgataaccagtttataatagcaataagacaccttgggggtttgtggtacttggccaatataccacagctaagggctgtatgcaGGGATTCCGTGTtgcgtcatgcataagaacagcccttagccgtggtatattggccatataccacatcccctcgtgccttattgcttaaaaacGATATAATCGTGTTACTCTCCATGTAGATTGCAATGCCCTCGAGTAAGAACAACTGAAAGGGAAACATAGCTTTAGTGTAAACATAGGGTTTATTGCAAATGTGCATTTTGTATCCATTACatacttttaaaaatatatacctgTTTCATGGacacagtacagcaacaataccCAACGTTTATCAAAAAAACTAAACATTACTGCTAACAAGAGTTCTCCCTGTGAACGATGTACACATGGTCCAGGTTGCTTGGTTTCGTTTGGAGTAGTAATGAGACAAAGTCTTTGGTAGTTAGAAAACACAAAACGTCCATTGTGGAACTGTGTTATTCCGCTTCTGGAGATAGGCACTAGAGTCATGCCATTGATTCAAGTTGAGGTTGGCATCTGAACACTCAGAACATGTCTGCTAGGTCAAGACTGCATTCACAGCCtttagagaaaaaaaaatcagctGCTCAAATTCATCTCCAGCCCACTACTCTGAACATGTTAGTAAAATGTACAGAGCTAGGCATACTGGGTAGTAGATACTTCCATCCCCATAATACATCATTTATCTGAACAGTTACAACGCTCCTATTAACAAGTACTCCATTTTGTTCAGAATCAGAAGAAAAGTAAAATAGCAGGGTTTTCCCCCATAAAGCAACACAACTGCAGAGAATACAAGTAATGATGATCTGAATCATGATTATGGCAATCAGTTATCGGCAGTGAGGTTGAGATAGAGAAGCAACAAGCCTCTCTTTCTCCAGCAACAGTCCAGGATCTCCTAgatcctccttctcctctactcGTTGTACTGGAGCTCAGGTTTGGTTTCCCCCGAAGACACGTTGCTTCTTCTTAAGGAATATTGACGGAGAATATCAGTAGATGGTGGCAGGTGGAAACAGTCAGAACTTGTACTGTCAGAAGAAGAAAtccacatggggggggggggggtctagcaGAGACTGGaaggccgtctctctctctgtcttggagAAGATTTCCTTGGCTGGACCTGGAGAGGTAAGCTGGAGGACGGGCCACCCTGGCGTGGAGAGGCATCCCCAGGATCAGATCCCCGGGCCAGCCCTGTCTTTTagccctctcccccctctgtagCAGGGGTGGTAGAGAATGGCTGAAGGGGTTGGCCCTCCTGGCCCCAGAAGGCCGGAGCTTCCCCTCTGTCCCAATGCAAGCGTTCTCCGACTGGCTACATGTGAGCCCTCTCGTTTAGATCTTTTGTCTAAAGAGAAATAGTCTAGATGTCGTAGGAAAGGCTCATCATCTTAGCTTATAGCTTCAGCCTATAGCCGCTAGTTAGAGCGCCTTTTCACGTGCTCCGTTGTGTTTCATCGTCTGTTACAGACAGCTTCACTGAAGTTGGCAGCGACGATTAGTTTACAACTGTCCAAGGCAGAACCACCTACACAGCAGAGCCAGCGCTGATGTGGCAGGGCTGGTCAGGGTTATGGAGTCCCATCTGGGCCTGTTGCTGGTACTGCTGGGCCTGCTGCTGGTACTGGTTGTCCAGCCGCAGGGGGACCAGAGCGTCTGAGTCGGACGGAACCCGTTCGCGGAAGCTCTCCATCTGTTCTGGACTGGCCAGGTTCTTCAGAAGGCTGTTCTCACGTTCTAGCTGGTTGTTCTTCTCAGCCAGCTCTCTGATCTGCTCCTTGAGGATCTCTACTTCCTCCCTGACTGCATACATCAGGTGGTTCTTCACCAGATCCTAAGATAGGAGAGAAGGAATGAGATCTACTGTTAGAGACgtctgtttagagagagagagcgagagagttctGTGCAACTCATACAAACTAAATATATCCATTTAGGCTGATTTAAAGCATAAGCGTTAACCTACTGTACCTTACAAACACTTGTGGTAACAGGCCATACGGATACAGAGATTTGTACCCATATGGCCTGTATTAAGGTCCAAAGTTTATCAGTAAACTAAATATTTAATAGCCTGACTGCTGTACCTGTCTGACTCAGAACACAGCAGAAGGAACATAGTCACATGCCACATCACATGGCACTGTAGCCACCCAATGCTGCAGGCACGTATAGTTCCATCTCTCTAGTATCCCTGcatattgtaaatatggtatttcaaCTGACTTTTTAGTATACTTACTTACTTAGTGTATTTCTTgtggtttttttttgttttgttctagtaatacattgttattgattattgaattgttgggttttgagtttgcagGAAAGGTATTTCACTCTATTTGTCCCTGGGACATTAAAACCTGAAGCTTCTACTGTACTATTtgattaatttcacctttatttaaccaggttggccagttgagaacaagttctcttttacaactgcgacctggccaggaTAATATACTTACGAAGTTGACTAAAGATTAGTCTACTATGCTTACCAACGTACTGTATATGATTACTACGGGCATAGTGCATGAACGTGATGGGATATAGAACAGCCCAGTCTACTTTTATTGGCTTattatgaggatgatgatgatgatgatgataataaagTGTATAATGCTGCTTGTGATACATACCATTGCCTGCTCTATCTTGTTGTCAATGGCAACAACGCTAGCACCCGAGGCActgtggaggagagaagaagagatgccATAAGTCAACATATCAAATCAATGCATTAGATCAAAACGAACAAACGGGCAGCCTAGTAAGTCCCAGCAGACTTTATGCTCTCATGCTGACGCCAGACTGCCTTTATGGcaccagatccagaaccaagatACAATTTAGTCTTGTTTTTTTAGACGCAATTGCCATGTAATGCCACCATCACAAATGTTTGTTTAATTTGTGTTTAGGCCATTTCTGTCCACGAATGAACCTTGCTTGACTCTGAACCTATTTTAGATTGGACATGTGTATGAAATAAACAGCCTGTCTGCATCACCCTTGACCTACAATTCCGTATTTTTTATTTTGCAACCTAGCTAACTAGATACATTGTTGCGCGCTGCAAAGGATGACATAATATCGAGATCGTTTCAAGATACTCAATCCACTCCATCTACTTTTGTGTTTGAAGACGCACCGGGAGGATACATGCGACAGGCTGGAGTCAAATTCCATTACTCAGACGGCACAGCATTACGGTATTTCTAATGATATCATAACGAATACCGGCATAACCGGGATTTGTTTAGtctatttgcaaataaatacacaTGACTATCTCAATCTCGAATTACAACAATTTTGAttaaatattttaatgaaatCTATTACGCACAAATGACGCATCAATAGCACACTAAATCCAGTGCGGTTATCTTATTTACCTGTTGTCGAGTTTTACAGACACCACATCTCCTCCTACTAA containing:
- the LOC139390927 gene encoding TSC22 domain family protein 3-like; amino-acid sequence: MSTEIFKTPMEVAVYQLHNFSISFFSSLVGGDVVSVKLDNSASGASVVAIDNKIEQAMDLVKNHLMYAVREEVEILKEQIRELAEKNNQLERENSLLKNLASPEQMESFRERVPSDSDALVPLRLDNQYQQQAQQYQQQAQMGLHNPDQPCHISAGSAV